Proteins encoded in a region of the Hippopotamus amphibius kiboko isolate mHipAmp2 chromosome 11, mHipAmp2.hap2, whole genome shotgun sequence genome:
- the RIPK1 gene encoding receptor-interacting serine/threonine-protein kinase 1 isoform X1 — MTVRHCSEGEKKLCIFRAFWVLGRKANMSLDDIKMNSADFLEQEDLDSGGFGKVSLCLHRSHGLVILKKVYTGPKRTEYNEALLEEGRMMRRLRHSRVVKLLGVIMEDGNYSLVMEYMEKGNLMHVLKAQISIPLSVKGRIIMETIEGMCYLHGEGVIHKDLKPENILVDGNFHIKIADLGVASFKTWSKLTKEERREHREVDSAAKKKNGGTLHYMAPEHLNDVNSRPSEKSDVFSFAIVLWAIFANKEPYENAICEQQLIVCIRSGNRPDVEDIIEHCPREVIAIMEQCWAVNPEDRPTFADIEEKFRPFYSNQLEEHVEEDVKSLKKEYPDQSEVVKRMLSLQIDCVAVSPSRSNSATEQPGSLHSSQGFGMGPVEDSWFAPAPEYQQEEDDLRLLGKLEEEAHYHLYGSRMDRQREEQPRPNVAYSREEERRRRVSHDPFAKQTPYENAQNPGLKGLTYSGATNCSNAAQQPTGLTSQPQVLYWSNGSCRPFTFGARPLDLGAAGPGVWYGRNPGHRPSLYKTPVPETNLLGNTPTIPFSSLPSRDESMKYTIYNSSGIQIGDNNYMDIGGMGSSLVDSMYVNLKEEPASKYQDIFDNSTSVTDKHLDPVRENLGKHWKKCARKLGFSESQIDEIDHDYERDGLREKVYQMLQKWLMREGSKGATVGKLAFALYQCSRKDLLNCLIRLSQS; from the exons ATGacagtaa GGCACTGCtctgagggagagaaaaagtTGTGTATTTTCCGAGCGTTCTGGGTATTGGGAAGGAAAGCAAACATGTCCTTGGATGACATTAAGATGAACTCCGCTGacttcctggagcaggaggaCCTGGACAGTGGGGGCTTCGGAAAGGTGTCTCTGTGTTTACACAGGTCCCACGGACTGGTGATCCTGAAGAAGGTGTACACGGGCCCCAAGCGCACCGA gtaCAACGAGGCGCTCCTGGAGGAGGGCAGGATGATGCGCCGGCTGCGGCACAGCCGCGTGGTGAAGCTGCTGGGCGTCATCATGGAGGACGGGAACTACTCGCTGGTGATGGAGTACATGGAGAAGGGCAACCTCATGCACGTGCTCAAGGCCCAG ATCAGCATCCCTCTCTCTGTGAAAGGAAGGATAATTATGGAGACCATTGAAGGAATGTGCTACTTACACGGAGAAGGTGTAATACACAAGGACCTCAAGCCAGAAAATATCCTCGTTGATGGCAACTTTCACATTAAG ATAGCTGATCTCGGCGTGGCTTCCTTTAAGACGTGGAGCAAGCTGACGAAAGAGGAGCGCCGCGAGCACAGGGAAGTGGACAGCGCCGCGAAGAAGAAGAACGGCGGCACCCTCCACTACATGGCTCCCGAGCACCTGAACGACGTCAACTCGCGGCCCTCGGAGAAGTCGGACGTGTTCAGCTTCGCCATCGTGCTCTGGGCCATCTTTGCCAACAAGGAGCCGTACGAGA ATGCTATCTGTGAGCAGCAGCTGATAGTGTGCATCAGGTCTGGGAACAGGCCGGACGTGGAGGACATCATCGAGCACTGCCCGCGGGAGGTCATCGCCATCATGGAGCAGTGCTGGGCGGTGAACCCAGAAGACCGGCCGACGTTCGCTG ACATTGAAGAAAAATTTAGGCCTTTCTATTCAAATCAATTAGAAGAACACGTAGAGGAGGATGTGAAGAGTTTAAAG AAAGAGTATCCGGACCAGAGTGAAGTCGTGAAGAGGATGCTGTCCCTCCAAATTGACTGCGTAGCAGTATCTCCAAGCAGGTCAAATTCAG CCACAGAACAGCCCGGTTCGCTGCATAGTTCACAGGGCTTCGGGATGGGTCCTGTGGAGGACTCCTGGTTTGCTCCTGCCCCAGAGTACCAGCAGGAGGAGGACGACCTCCGCCTGCTCGGGAAACTCGAGGAGGAGGCCCACTACCACCTGTATGGCAGCCGCATggacaggcagagagaagagcagcCCAGGCCAAACGTGGCTTacagcagagaggaggagaggaggcggAGGGTCTCCCATGACCCTTTTGCAAAGCAGACACCTTATGAGAACGCTCAGAACCCAGGGCTAAAAGGCCTCACTTACTCCGGCGCGACCAATTGCAGTAACGCAGCACAGCAACCGACAGGGCTGACCAGCCAGCCCCAGGTACTGTACTGGAGCAACGGATCATGTAGGCCATTCACTTTTGGAGCAAGACCACTGGATCTGGGCGCCGCAGGTCCAGGAGTTTGGTATGGGCGAAATCCAGGCCACAGGCCAAGCCTGTATAAAACTCCAGTGCCTGAGACCAACCTGCTGGGAAACACACCCACCATTCCATTCAGCTCCTTGCCATCAAGAG ATGAGTCTATGAAATATACCATATACAACAGTTCTGGCATTCAGATTGGAGACAATAATTATATGGACATTGGAGGAATGGGTTCATCATTAGTGGACAGCATGTACGTGAACTTGAAAGAAGAGCCAGCTTCTAAGTACCAAGATATCTTCG ATAATTCCACGAGTGTGACCGATAAACACCTGGACCCGGTGCGGGAAAATCTGGGAAAGCACTGGAAAAAGTGTGCCCGCAAGCTGGGCTTCTCTGAATCTCAGATTGATGAAATTGACCATGACTACGAGCGAGATGGACTAAGGGAGAAGGTCTACCAGATGCTCCAGAAGTGGCTGATGCGGGAAGGCAGCAAGGGGGCCACCGTGGGGAAGCTGGCCTTCGCGCTCTACCAGTGCTCCAGGAAGGACCTGCTCAACTGCTTGATCCGCCTCAGCCAGAGCTAA
- the RIPK1 gene encoding receptor-interacting serine/threonine-protein kinase 1 isoform X2, with the protein MSLDDIKMNSADFLEQEDLDSGGFGKVSLCLHRSHGLVILKKVYTGPKRTEYNEALLEEGRMMRRLRHSRVVKLLGVIMEDGNYSLVMEYMEKGNLMHVLKAQISIPLSVKGRIIMETIEGMCYLHGEGVIHKDLKPENILVDGNFHIKIADLGVASFKTWSKLTKEERREHREVDSAAKKKNGGTLHYMAPEHLNDVNSRPSEKSDVFSFAIVLWAIFANKEPYENAICEQQLIVCIRSGNRPDVEDIIEHCPREVIAIMEQCWAVNPEDRPTFADIEEKFRPFYSNQLEEHVEEDVKSLKKEYPDQSEVVKRMLSLQIDCVAVSPSRSNSATEQPGSLHSSQGFGMGPVEDSWFAPAPEYQQEEDDLRLLGKLEEEAHYHLYGSRMDRQREEQPRPNVAYSREEERRRRVSHDPFAKQTPYENAQNPGLKGLTYSGATNCSNAAQQPTGLTSQPQVLYWSNGSCRPFTFGARPLDLGAAGPGVWYGRNPGHRPSLYKTPVPETNLLGNTPTIPFSSLPSRDESMKYTIYNSSGIQIGDNNYMDIGGMGSSLVDSMYVNLKEEPASKYQDIFDNSTSVTDKHLDPVRENLGKHWKKCARKLGFSESQIDEIDHDYERDGLREKVYQMLQKWLMREGSKGATVGKLAFALYQCSRKDLLNCLIRLSQS; encoded by the exons ATGTCCTTGGATGACATTAAGATGAACTCCGCTGacttcctggagcaggaggaCCTGGACAGTGGGGGCTTCGGAAAGGTGTCTCTGTGTTTACACAGGTCCCACGGACTGGTGATCCTGAAGAAGGTGTACACGGGCCCCAAGCGCACCGA gtaCAACGAGGCGCTCCTGGAGGAGGGCAGGATGATGCGCCGGCTGCGGCACAGCCGCGTGGTGAAGCTGCTGGGCGTCATCATGGAGGACGGGAACTACTCGCTGGTGATGGAGTACATGGAGAAGGGCAACCTCATGCACGTGCTCAAGGCCCAG ATCAGCATCCCTCTCTCTGTGAAAGGAAGGATAATTATGGAGACCATTGAAGGAATGTGCTACTTACACGGAGAAGGTGTAATACACAAGGACCTCAAGCCAGAAAATATCCTCGTTGATGGCAACTTTCACATTAAG ATAGCTGATCTCGGCGTGGCTTCCTTTAAGACGTGGAGCAAGCTGACGAAAGAGGAGCGCCGCGAGCACAGGGAAGTGGACAGCGCCGCGAAGAAGAAGAACGGCGGCACCCTCCACTACATGGCTCCCGAGCACCTGAACGACGTCAACTCGCGGCCCTCGGAGAAGTCGGACGTGTTCAGCTTCGCCATCGTGCTCTGGGCCATCTTTGCCAACAAGGAGCCGTACGAGA ATGCTATCTGTGAGCAGCAGCTGATAGTGTGCATCAGGTCTGGGAACAGGCCGGACGTGGAGGACATCATCGAGCACTGCCCGCGGGAGGTCATCGCCATCATGGAGCAGTGCTGGGCGGTGAACCCAGAAGACCGGCCGACGTTCGCTG ACATTGAAGAAAAATTTAGGCCTTTCTATTCAAATCAATTAGAAGAACACGTAGAGGAGGATGTGAAGAGTTTAAAG AAAGAGTATCCGGACCAGAGTGAAGTCGTGAAGAGGATGCTGTCCCTCCAAATTGACTGCGTAGCAGTATCTCCAAGCAGGTCAAATTCAG CCACAGAACAGCCCGGTTCGCTGCATAGTTCACAGGGCTTCGGGATGGGTCCTGTGGAGGACTCCTGGTTTGCTCCTGCCCCAGAGTACCAGCAGGAGGAGGACGACCTCCGCCTGCTCGGGAAACTCGAGGAGGAGGCCCACTACCACCTGTATGGCAGCCGCATggacaggcagagagaagagcagcCCAGGCCAAACGTGGCTTacagcagagaggaggagaggaggcggAGGGTCTCCCATGACCCTTTTGCAAAGCAGACACCTTATGAGAACGCTCAGAACCCAGGGCTAAAAGGCCTCACTTACTCCGGCGCGACCAATTGCAGTAACGCAGCACAGCAACCGACAGGGCTGACCAGCCAGCCCCAGGTACTGTACTGGAGCAACGGATCATGTAGGCCATTCACTTTTGGAGCAAGACCACTGGATCTGGGCGCCGCAGGTCCAGGAGTTTGGTATGGGCGAAATCCAGGCCACAGGCCAAGCCTGTATAAAACTCCAGTGCCTGAGACCAACCTGCTGGGAAACACACCCACCATTCCATTCAGCTCCTTGCCATCAAGAG ATGAGTCTATGAAATATACCATATACAACAGTTCTGGCATTCAGATTGGAGACAATAATTATATGGACATTGGAGGAATGGGTTCATCATTAGTGGACAGCATGTACGTGAACTTGAAAGAAGAGCCAGCTTCTAAGTACCAAGATATCTTCG ATAATTCCACGAGTGTGACCGATAAACACCTGGACCCGGTGCGGGAAAATCTGGGAAAGCACTGGAAAAAGTGTGCCCGCAAGCTGGGCTTCTCTGAATCTCAGATTGATGAAATTGACCATGACTACGAGCGAGATGGACTAAGGGAGAAGGTCTACCAGATGCTCCAGAAGTGGCTGATGCGGGAAGGCAGCAAGGGGGCCACCGTGGGGAAGCTGGCCTTCGCGCTCTACCAGTGCTCCAGGAAGGACCTGCTCAACTGCTTGATCCGCCTCAGCCAGAGCTAA